Genomic segment of Dehalogenimonas alkenigignens:
CTCAAGGGGCAGCACCGTATCGCAATACGAAATTGCGGTCATATCAATCCGCTGCGCATCAATCATTATATCGCCCGCAACGGCTACGCCGGTTTGTCCCGCGCTCTTTCGACAATGACTCCCCAGTCGGTCATCGATGAGATTCTGAAATCCGGGCTGCGCGGGCGCGGTGGAGCCGGCTTTGCCACCGGTCAGAAATGGCAGTACTGCCGCGACGCTGCGGCCACGCCGAAATACGTGGTATGTAACGCCGATGAGGGCGATCCCGGCGCTTTCATGGACCGCTCCATCCTGGAAGGCGACCCTCATTCTGTTGTCGAAGGGCTGACGATCGCGGCCTACGCCATCGGCGCCGCCGAGGGTTTCATCTATGTCCGCGCTGAGTATCCCCTGGCGGTGACCACCATTAAACACGCCGTGGCGCAGGCTCGGGAGCACGGCTTGCTCGGACGGAATATCATGGGCTCAGGTTTCGATTTCGACATTCATATTAAAGAGGGCGCCGGCGCATTCGTCTGCGGCGAGGAAACGGCGCTGATGGCGAGTATTGAAGGCAAGCGGGGTCTGCCTCGTACCAGACCGCCTTTTCCTGCCAGTTCAGGGCTCTGGGGGAAACCCACCTGCATCAACAATGTCAAAACGCTGGCCATGGCAGCCTACATACTGGCCGAGGGCGCCGATAAGTTCGCCGCGATCGGAACAGAGAGAAGCAAAGGGACGTGCGTCTTCGCCCTGGCCGGGAACATCAATCACATGGGCCTGGTCGAGGTGCCGATGGGCACGCCGCTCTCAGAAGTCATCTACGGCATCGGCGGCGGCATCGCCGGGAGCAAACCGCTCAAGGCGGTACAGATCGGCGGCCCGTCGGGCGGCTGTCTGCCGGCGAATCTAATTTCAACCGGCCTTGATTACGAGTCTTTGGCAAAATCCGGCGCCATCATGGGCTCAGGCGGCTTGATCGTCATGGACGAAGGCAATTGCATGGTCGATGTCGCCCGATATTTTCTCTCGTTCGTTCAAGCCGAATCCTGCGGTAAATGCACACCCTGCCGGCTGGGAACCAGGCAGATGCTCGATATCCTGGAACGGATCACCCGGGGTGAAGGTCATCCGGCGGATATTGACAGGCTTCAAGAACTGGCCAAGCAGATAAAGATTTCATCATTATGCGCCCTCGGCGGGACGTCTCCCAATCCCGTCCTGACGACCCTAAAATATTTTCTCAGCGAATATGAAGCCCACATATTTGAAAGACGGTGTCCGGCCGGAGTCTGTAAAGCTCTGATCACCTATTCTATCGTGAGCGACAAATGCCCGGGCTGCCGCAAATGCGTCAAACCCTGCCCGGCCGGG
This window contains:
- the nuoF gene encoding NADH-quinone oxidoreductase subunit NuoF, whose amino-acid sequence is MPGLNAFTTLQAEAKRSWQELIESRTPHILIGTATCGKVSGAMSVYEAIIATLERLGIKATVTQVGCFGMCYAEPTVDIALPGQPRISYGFMTPEKASRIIEDYIIHHNPRPDLALCTIGDGRIEGITPFDDMPMLKGQHRIAIRNCGHINPLRINHYIARNGYAGLSRALSTMTPQSVIDEILKSGLRGRGGAGFATGQKWQYCRDAAATPKYVVCNADEGDPGAFMDRSILEGDPHSVVEGLTIAAYAIGAAEGFIYVRAEYPLAVTTIKHAVAQAREHGLLGRNIMGSGFDFDIHIKEGAGAFVCGEETALMASIEGKRGLPRTRPPFPASSGLWGKPTCINNVKTLAMAAYILAEGADKFAAIGTERSKGTCVFALAGNINHMGLVEVPMGTPLSEVIYGIGGGIAGSKPLKAVQIGGPSGGCLPANLISTGLDYESLAKSGAIMGSGGLIVMDEGNCMVDVARYFLSFVQAESCGKCTPCRLGTRQMLDILERITRGEGHPADIDRLQELAKQIKISSLCALGGTSPNPVLTTLKYFLSEYEAHIFERRCPAGVCKALITYSIVSDKCPGCRKCVKPCPAGAISFVAKGQPVLLDEKLCNRCGVCRDVCKLGAVAVS